In Nonomuraea muscovyensis, one genomic interval encodes:
- a CDS encoding M23 family metallopeptidase, producing MPTTSRPVRPMSLRSATLALVVALAAALLPQAASAQDVGVLAAHKSPFNCGKTFNANNWYPGHSPSGSIDWQDYGGDDINGETVRATASGTAYFYDRGSTSYGKWVEIRHGDGTTTRYAHLATMVRSAGGSMSVSQGTAIGTVGSTGGSTAPHLHYEQRTSGGAVDTSPTVDGVTVSLGQKKAITSTNACGGNPYTPEEVCGSGYGVIDSAGLTGGRTYLLYNSGNGNNCVVTLKTTNLGSPSAVSAFLEPQGQSRTTDSGSYAYYAGPVQRSAAGQCVKWGGSVGSSSYTSPFEHCG from the coding sequence GCTTCCCCAGGCGGCCTCGGCGCAGGACGTCGGCGTCCTGGCCGCCCACAAGAGCCCGTTCAACTGCGGGAAGACCTTCAACGCCAACAACTGGTACCCCGGCCACAGCCCCTCGGGTTCCATCGACTGGCAGGACTACGGCGGCGACGACATCAACGGTGAGACCGTGCGCGCCACCGCTTCGGGCACCGCGTACTTCTACGACCGGGGAAGCACGAGCTACGGCAAGTGGGTGGAGATCCGTCACGGTGACGGCACCACGACCCGCTATGCCCACCTCGCGACGATGGTGAGGTCGGCCGGCGGCTCGATGAGCGTCAGCCAGGGCACCGCGATCGGCACCGTCGGCTCGACGGGCGGCTCCACCGCTCCGCACCTGCACTACGAGCAGCGGACCTCCGGCGGTGCGGTGGACACCAGCCCCACCGTGGACGGCGTGACCGTGTCCCTGGGCCAGAAGAAGGCCATCACCAGCACCAACGCGTGCGGCGGCAACCCCTACACCCCTGAGGAGGTCTGTGGCAGCGGCTACGGGGTCATCGACTCGGCCGGCCTCACCGGCGGCCGCACGTACCTGCTCTACAACTCGGGTAACGGCAACAACTGCGTCGTGACGCTGAAGACGACGAACCTCGGCTCGCCGTCGGCGGTGTCGGCCTTCCTGGAGCCGCAGGGGCAGAGCAGGACGACCGACTCGGGCAGCTACGCCTACTACGCGGGGCCCGTCCAGCGCTCCGCGGCCGGACAGTGCGTCAAGTGGGGCGGCTCGGTCGGCAGCAGCTCGTACACCAGCCCCTTCGAACACTGCGGCTGA
- a CDS encoding DinB family protein, whose amino-acid sequence MTHLDEQGRPEPPFAADETATLLGFLEYQRATLEWKCAGLDTAGLRATVGASSMTLGGMLKHLAFVEESWFSEWLHGRDRQPPWDTVDWKADPDWDWHSAADDSPERLRTLWQDAVARSRSLVVEALAEGGLDRPARRGWPDGQAPSLRWILVHMIEEYARHNGHADLIRESVDGLTGE is encoded by the coding sequence ATGACACACCTGGACGAACAAGGCCGCCCCGAACCCCCGTTCGCCGCCGACGAGACCGCGACCCTCCTGGGCTTCCTGGAGTACCAGCGCGCGACCCTCGAGTGGAAGTGCGCCGGACTGGACACGGCGGGCCTGCGCGCGACCGTCGGCGCCTCGTCGATGACCCTGGGCGGGATGCTCAAGCACCTGGCCTTCGTCGAGGAGTCCTGGTTCTCCGAGTGGCTGCACGGGCGCGACCGGCAGCCCCCGTGGGACACGGTGGACTGGAAGGCCGACCCCGACTGGGACTGGCACTCGGCAGCCGACGACTCCCCCGAGCGACTGCGCACGCTCTGGCAGGACGCCGTGGCCCGCTCGCGCTCCCTGGTCGTGGAGGCGCTGGCCGAAGGCGGCCTGGACCGGCCGGCCCGGCGCGGCTGGCCCGACGGCCAGGCGCCCAGCCTGCGCTGGATCCTGGTGCACATGATCGAGGAGTACGCCCGGCACAACGGCCACGCCGACCTCATCAGGGAGTCGGTGGACGGTCTCACCGGGGAGTAG
- a CDS encoding HNH endonuclease family protein yields the protein MIFLRRTVHVAVLTLSVLPITAVTTASPVAAAAEPRKRSQAEAGARARHLLAQLKVARALSIRGYSRKRFQPRWAHHRGRCDAREVVLARDGRRVRRNAACHPVKGLWYSPYDGRWLKSEKQVDVDHLVPLAYAWRSGAGRWSAARRRAFANDLTRPELITVSHSANIAKGGQGPQSWRPPRRAYWCRYATSWITVKHHYRLFVTRKERVALLNMLRTC from the coding sequence ATGATCTTCTTGAGGCGGACGGTCCACGTCGCCGTGCTCACGCTCTCGGTCCTCCCGATCACCGCAGTCACCACCGCCTCGCCGGTGGCGGCGGCGGCCGAGCCGCGCAAGCGATCGCAGGCCGAGGCCGGGGCGCGGGCCCGGCACCTGCTGGCCCAGCTGAAGGTCGCCAGGGCCCTGTCGATCCGCGGCTACAGCCGCAAGCGGTTCCAGCCCCGGTGGGCGCACCACAGGGGCAGGTGCGACGCGCGCGAGGTGGTCCTGGCTCGCGACGGGCGGCGCGTGCGCAGGAACGCGGCCTGCCATCCGGTGAAGGGCCTCTGGTACAGCCCCTACGACGGCAGGTGGCTGAAGAGCGAGAAGCAGGTGGACGTCGACCATCTCGTGCCGCTGGCGTACGCCTGGCGGTCGGGCGCCGGCAGGTGGAGCGCGGCGCGACGGCGCGCCTTCGCCAACGACCTGACCCGCCCCGAGCTGATAACGGTCAGCCACTCCGCGAACATCGCCAAGGGCGGCCAGGGCCCGCAGAGCTGGCGTCCGCCGCGGCGGGCCTACTGGTGCCGCTACGCGACCTCATGGATCACCGTGAAGCACCACTACCGGCTCTTCGTCACCCGAAAGGAGCGGGTGGCCCTGCTCAACATGCTCCGCACCTGCTGA